A region from the Malus domestica chromosome 07, GDT2T_hap1 genome encodes:
- the LOC114819233 gene encoding zinc finger BED domain-containing protein RICESLEEPER 2-like: MDHYCNPFSTDELQTMSRYEESSKHSGIGYSSTGDSPEKPEDEAIEIDSENEIDVEGDFESEGEDEKSSVGDYAAEPRVNGTTSMRHHIERYCKFYQGNRSKKQKVLVGDKSKGNNLVAVGFSQESVLEACVKMVVIDEMPFSTVDKMGFRLFCAVGIPLFKVPSRRTLRIINFCVIPNHYGTTIAKLIESCLLEWGIYKVMTITVDNASANKVSLDQLMTKMNRWENSQAILGGKFVRSSPQRLELFRQAVNRVKLTCKATVCLDCPTRWNSTFVMLDVALKFKKAFATMAEDEASPFLAYFKEVEDEKDEDGVIIVCQTKGRKRVGPPTEEDWSKAEVFVKFLRVFYDVTLRVSASTHPTVHTGLHDVIKVETAINNLESRANMQVGLLSEQLLKAMASDMRSKYEKYFDSYHELNPLIVIGLVLDPRFKLRHVTQLFRKKLSDIEAQLKNKEIKNILRALYDEYVPNVEGGKYMKKSESLQSQPSSTSSNVAMTEDDLIDEWMHFVEDSDEKVVGDEVDSYLFDPLVQITKEESTKYFNILLWWKVNGNKYPILAAIAKDILAIQVSTVASESAFSTGGRVISDFRSSLTPKSVEALICMQNWLRGDNIITLEDDAPSIDHIEFYESIESELAKSTSSIASLTLDQEPQQAPKQSEGSNSQEPPLMRLQSARSSQAQRPPKPSKNKCPKGKGKVKV; this comes from the exons ATGGACCACTACTGTAACCCGTTCTCAACCGATGAACTTCAAACTATG TCAAGATATGAAGAATCCAGCAAGCATAGTGGGATTGGTTACTCTTCTACGGGGGACTCCCCTGAGAAGCCGGAGGACGAGGCAATAGAAATTGACTCGGAAAATGAAATAGACGTTGAAGGTGACTTTGAATCTGAGGGCGAAGATGAAAAA AGCAGTGTAGGTGATTATGCAGCTGAACCAAGAGTTAATGGCACCACAAGCATGAGACACCACATTGAAAGATATTGTAAATTTTACCAAGGGAATAGAAGTAAAAAGCAAAAAGTTTTGGTTGGGGataaaagtaaaggtaacaatcTGGTAGCTGTTGGATTTTCACAAGAGAGTGTGTTAGAAGCATGTGTCAAGATGGTAGTCATAGATGAGATGCCATTTAGTACAGTTGATAAGATGGGGTTTCGGCTTTTTTGTGCTGTTGGTATTCCATTGTTTAAAGTGCCTTCTAGAAGAACTCTT AGGATCATAAACTTTTGTGTTATTCCTAACCACTATGGAACCACAATTGCAAAGTTAATTGAAAGTTGCTTGTTGGAATGGGGGATATACAAAGTTATGACAATCACAGTGGACAATGCTTCCGCCAATAAAGTTTCTTTGGATCAACTTATGACGAAAATGAATAGGTGGGAAAATTCACAAGCTATTCTAGGTGGCAA GTTCGTGAGGAGCTCTCCACAAAGATTGGAGCTTTTTAGGCAAGCCGTGAATAGGGTGAAATTGACATGCAAAGCAACGGTTTGCCTTGATTGCCCTACTCGGTGGAATTCTACATTTGTTATGTTGGATGTAGCCTTGAAATTTAAGAAGGCCTTTGCTACAATGGCGGAGGATGAAGCAAGTCCTTTTTTGGCTTACTTTAAGGAAGTTGaagatgaaaaagatgaagatggTGTAATTATTGTTTGCCAAACCAAGGGGAGGAAAAGGGTTGGACCACCAACGGAAGAAGATTGGTCCAAGGCGGAGGTTTTTGTCAAGTTTTTACGGGTGTTTTATGATGTGACTTTGAGGGTGAGTGCTTCTACACATCCCACGGTTCATACCGGCCTCCATGATGTCATAAAAGTGGAGACCGCCATCAATAACTTGGAATCCCGAGCCAACATGCAAGTGGGTTTACTGTCGGAGCAATTATTGAAGGCAATGGCATCCGATATGAgatcaaaatatgaaaaatattttgaCTCATACCATGAATTGAACCCTCTTATTGTGATTGGACTTGTTTTAGATCCGAGGTTCAAGTTGAGGCATGTCACACAACTCTTTAGAAAGAAACTTTCCGACATTGAGGCacaattgaaaaataaagaaataaaaaatatattgcgTGCCCTTTATGATGAATATGTTCCTAATGTTGAAGGTGGAAAATACATGAAGAAATCGGAAAGTTTACAATCACAACCTTCTTCTACCTCATCTAATGTGGCTATGACGGAAGATGATCTAATTGATGAATGGATGCATTTTGTTGAAGATAGTGATGAGAAAGTGGTGGGAGATGAGGTGGATTCTTATTTGTTTGATCCCTTGGTACAAATTACAAAAGAGGAGTCCACAAAATATTTTAACATTCTCCTATGGTGGAAGGTGAATGGTAACAAGTATCCTATCTTGGCCGCAATTGCAAAAGATATTCTTGCAATTCAAGTTTCGACCGTGGCATCGGAGAGTGCTTTTAGCACCGGTGGTCGAGTGATTTCGGATTTTAGGAGTTCTTTAACTCCTAAATCGGTGGAGGCCTTGATATGCATGCAAAATTGGTTGAGGGGTGATAATATTATTACTTTGGAGGATGATGCACCTTCAATTGACCACATTGAGTTCTATGAAAGTATTGAATCCG AGTTGGCCAAATCGACTTCAAGCATTGCCTCTcttactcttgatcaagaaccACAACAAGCTCCAAAGCAATCTGAAGGTTCTAATTCACAAGAGCCTCCCCTTATGCGTTTACAAAGTGCAAGGTCTTCACAAGCTCAAAGGCCTCCTAAACCTTCAAAGAATAAGTgtccaaaaggaaaaggaaaggtaAAGGTTTGA